One genomic region from Caldicoprobacter guelmensis encodes:
- the recD2 gene encoding SF1B family DNA helicase RecD2 — translation MVELTGVIEEVVFRNDDNGFTVIEVRDDETRLLVTAVGSLPYANVGEKVQIVGEWTMHPDYGQQLKIHAMKSVVPSTLDGLEKYLASGLIKGVGPSTARKLIERFGMDVLKVIEFHSERLTEVEGIGPARAEMIVASYAEHREIREVMMFLQSYGITTTYAIKIYKMYGNDAIGIIKENPYRLADEVAGIGFKTADKIAQNMGVAFDSPYRIEAGVKYVLSQAAADGHTYLPRDVAVEQASLLLGVDKGLVENAITSLALKQSAFLENIEGQTAVYLAPFYYAEVGVCRRLVELSMVDVRPAEFDLEDMLRRFQKEEGILLALKQREAVMEALSNGVTVITGGPGTGKTTIINCIIKLMEQQGMTVVLAAPTGRAAKRMTEATGREARTIHRLLEYSYGNEGPYFQRDEDNPILADAVIIDEVSMVDVLLMNHLLKALVPGTRLILVGDVDQLPSVGPGNVLKDIITSGIIKVVRLTEIFRQAQESMIVLNAHRINQGLVPQLNVKGGDFFFVRRETPQQILNTVLELICRRLPAFGDYNPLKDIQVLVPMRKGDIGVNNLNTELQRVLNPPSHEKQEKLFRNTLFREGDKVMQIKNNYRTSWKRKVYGKVVEEGEGVFNGDIGYIAAIDHEEQSVTVVFDDDREVVYDFSQLDELELAYAISIHKSQGSEFPVVIIPLAWGPPMLMTRNLLYTAVTRAREMVVIVGRERAIEAMVRNDYVEKRYSGLMHHFRKLFAAPHFSIKGV, via the coding sequence GTGGTGGAGCTTACGGGTGTCATAGAGGAAGTGGTGTTTCGCAATGACGACAACGGCTTTACCGTCATAGAGGTGCGGGATGATGAAACCAGGCTGCTGGTGACGGCGGTGGGCAGCCTGCCCTATGCCAATGTGGGCGAGAAAGTGCAAATCGTGGGCGAGTGGACTATGCATCCCGATTATGGCCAGCAGCTTAAAATTCATGCCATGAAGAGCGTCGTGCCTTCTACTTTAGACGGCCTTGAAAAATACCTTGCATCAGGGCTTATAAAAGGGGTAGGGCCATCCACCGCCAGGAAGCTCATCGAGCGCTTTGGCATGGATGTGTTAAAGGTGATAGAATTTCATTCCGAGCGCCTCACAGAGGTAGAGGGGATTGGTCCTGCGCGCGCCGAGATGATAGTCGCTTCCTATGCCGAGCACAGGGAAATCAGGGAAGTCATGATGTTCCTTCAGTCCTATGGCATCACCACCACTTACGCCATAAAGATATACAAAATGTACGGCAATGACGCCATCGGCATCATAAAGGAAAATCCCTATCGTCTGGCCGATGAGGTAGCGGGCATAGGGTTTAAAACTGCCGACAAGATAGCGCAAAACATGGGCGTGGCTTTTGACTCGCCATACCGTATTGAGGCGGGGGTAAAATACGTGCTTTCCCAGGCGGCGGCTGATGGGCATACCTATTTGCCCAGGGATGTTGCGGTGGAACAGGCTTCCCTTTTGCTGGGAGTGGACAAAGGCCTGGTCGAAAACGCCATTACGTCCCTTGCCCTTAAACAGTCGGCCTTTTTGGAGAATATCGAAGGTCAGACGGCGGTGTATCTTGCGCCTTTTTATTACGCTGAGGTGGGCGTGTGCAGGCGACTCGTTGAGCTGTCCATGGTGGATGTGAGGCCGGCTGAGTTTGACTTGGAGGATATGCTCAGGAGATTTCAGAAAGAGGAAGGCATACTCCTGGCGCTCAAGCAGCGTGAAGCCGTGATGGAAGCCTTATCGAACGGTGTGACGGTCATAACAGGTGGGCCCGGTACCGGCAAAACTACTATTATAAACTGCATCATAAAGTTGATGGAGCAGCAGGGGATGACTGTGGTGCTGGCGGCTCCTACCGGCAGGGCTGCAAAGCGCATGACCGAGGCCACCGGCCGAGAGGCTAGGACAATACACCGGTTGCTGGAATACAGCTACGGCAATGAAGGCCCTTATTTTCAGAGGGATGAAGACAATCCTATACTGGCTGATGCGGTGATAATAGACGAGGTATCCATGGTGGATGTGCTCCTTATGAACCACCTTTTGAAGGCCCTAGTGCCTGGCACGCGGCTGATCCTGGTGGGGGATGTGGACCAGTTGCCTTCGGTAGGGCCGGGCAACGTGCTTAAGGATATAATCACAAGCGGGATTATAAAAGTGGTGCGTTTAACCGAGATCTTCAGGCAAGCCCAGGAGAGCATGATAGTGCTCAACGCTCACAGGATTAACCAGGGATTGGTGCCCCAACTTAACGTAAAGGGCGGCGATTTCTTCTTTGTAAGGCGTGAGACACCGCAGCAGATATTGAATACCGTTCTGGAACTCATATGCCGGAGGTTACCTGCTTTTGGAGATTACAATCCATTGAAGGACATACAGGTGCTTGTGCCTATGCGCAAAGGCGATATTGGAGTTAACAATCTGAATACCGAGCTGCAAAGGGTGCTCAATCCCCCGTCGCATGAAAAGCAGGAAAAGCTATTTCGAAACACATTGTTCAGGGAAGGCGATAAGGTAATGCAGATCAAAAACAATTACCGCACATCGTGGAAGAGGAAGGTTTACGGTAAGGTGGTGGAGGAGGGTGAAGGGGTCTTCAACGGCGATATAGGCTACATCGCTGCCATAGACCATGAAGAGCAGAGCGTAACCGTTGTATTTGATGACGACAGGGAAGTGGTGTATGATTTTTCCCAGCTGGACGAGCTGGAGCTTGCCTATGCCATATCCATTCATAAGAGCCAGGGCAGCGAGTTTCCGGTGGTCATCATCCCCCTGGCGTGGGGGCCGCCCATGCTCATGACCCGCAATCTGCTCTATACAGCGGTGACCAGGGCCCGGGAGATGGTGGTCATAGTGGGGCGAGAACGGGCCATCGAGGCCATGGTGAGGAACGACTACGTGGAAAAGCGGTATTCGGGACTTATGCATCATTTCAGGAAACTGTTTGCGGCACCACATTTTTCAATTAAAGGGGTTTGA
- a CDS encoding ComF family protein, which yields MNLFAIKEAILDILYPQNIACILCRQRVRDIDDKGVCRACADALPVIVPPVCPKCGRPVVEEGICNDCAYVLYHFEQAVSVLHYTPEIKQLIHRFKYGGVSYLSRTLGWWMVQAFEQRCNWNVDVIVPVPLHSRRQRQRGFNQSALLARELGRYIGVTVNEDVLVRKKYTSPQAGLSKFQRMQNLQGAFEVKAPEAVRDKSVLLIDDVFTTGSTVDECSRVLLEAGARKVYVFTLATGR from the coding sequence TTGAATCTGTTTGCAATTAAGGAAGCTATTCTCGATATACTGTATCCCCAGAACATAGCTTGTATCCTGTGCCGGCAAAGGGTTAGGGACATAGACGACAAAGGGGTTTGCAGGGCATGTGCTGATGCACTCCCGGTCATTGTCCCGCCGGTGTGTCCTAAGTGTGGCAGGCCAGTGGTTGAGGAGGGCATATGCAACGATTGTGCCTATGTGCTCTATCATTTTGAGCAGGCCGTATCTGTCCTGCACTATACTCCTGAGATAAAACAGCTCATACACCGTTTTAAGTACGGCGGCGTGTCGTATCTCAGCCGTACACTGGGGTGGTGGATGGTTCAGGCCTTTGAGCAGCGTTGCAACTGGAATGTGGACGTCATTGTGCCAGTACCGCTGCATTCAAGGAGGCAGCGCCAGAGAGGGTTTAATCAATCGGCGTTGCTGGCTCGAGAGCTGGGGAGATACATCGGCGTGACGGTGAACGAGGATGTGCTCGTTCGTAAGAAGTATACGTCCCCACAAGCAGGGCTTAGTAAATTCCAGCGCATGCAAAACTTGCAAGGTGCCTTTGAGGTTAAGGCGCCTGAAGCAGTGCGGGACAAGTCGGTTTTGCTGATAGACGACGTGTTTACCACAGGTAGTACGGTTGACGAGTGCAGCAGGGTGCTGCTTGAGGCGGGAGCCCGAAAGGTGTATGTGTTTACGTTGGCTACTGGCCGTTAG
- a CDS encoding TIGR03826 family flagellar region protein, which yields MDIRNCKRCNRLFQYNGIKYCPSCVMELDEMYKKVRDYLYEHPDATIVEVSEATEVEEKIILEFLREGRLELKEPSLALTCERCGKPITTGRMCKDCLAAFERGLKKGLNESARKVADLKHEVGKIHLADYIIKKNKE from the coding sequence ATGGATATTCGCAATTGTAAACGATGCAACAGGCTGTTTCAGTATAATGGTATAAAGTACTGTCCTAGCTGTGTTATGGAGCTGGACGAGATGTACAAAAAGGTGAGGGATTATTTGTACGAGCATCCCGATGCCACAATAGTCGAGGTTTCAGAGGCTACGGAGGTGGAGGAGAAGATTATTCTCGAGTTTTTGCGCGAGGGGAGGCTGGAGCTTAAAGAGCCCTCACTAGCGCTGACCTGTGAGCGGTGTGGCAAGCCCATCACCACTGGGAGGATGTGCAAGGATTGCCTTGCGGCCTTTGAAAGAGGCCTTAAAAAGGGCTTGAATGAGTCCGCCAGAAAGGTTGCTGATTTGAAGCATGAGGTGGGCAAAATACACCTGGCTGACTATATCATTAAGAAAAACAAAGAGTGA
- the flgM gene encoding flagellar biosynthesis anti-sigma factor FlgM, translating to MKIDSTRISRILNLYASQDLQVRGVKNKGGKADEVILSKEAKVFQEALKAAKSDPGVCVAKVEEIRARIQSGQYRIDSRSVASKMVDDLLKQDR from the coding sequence TTGAAGATAGATTCGACGCGCATTTCCCGCATATTGAATTTGTACGCCAGCCAGGACCTGCAGGTCCGCGGCGTTAAGAACAAAGGCGGCAAGGCCGATGAGGTGATACTGTCAAAGGAGGCTAAAGTGTTTCAAGAGGCTTTAAAGGCTGCTAAATCGGATCCTGGTGTGTGTGTGGCTAAAGTGGAGGAGATAAGGGCGCGGATTCAAAGCGGGCAGTACCGTATAGATAGCCGGAGCGTCGCTTCAAAGATGGTAGATGACTTGCTGAAACAGGATAGGTAG
- a CDS encoding flagellar protein FlgN — MEDLQKIVDVLEKECELYGILLELSKKKTQVIANADIGELEKIVEMEERLIFELRSLEDKREDLVSGFAEEQGLSFEDVTVSYLVSQSEGQIKEKLKQLQDRLSGIIEEQKQVNQINERLIKNNLEFINFSIGLITGRGQAGSIYGKTGEASTKQQGRSLIDKKV, encoded by the coding sequence ATGGAGGACCTTCAAAAAATTGTTGACGTGTTGGAAAAGGAGTGCGAGCTTTACGGTATACTGCTGGAACTGTCCAAAAAGAAGACGCAGGTTATTGCAAATGCCGATATAGGTGAGCTTGAAAAGATCGTGGAGATGGAGGAGCGGCTCATATTTGAGCTGAGGAGCCTTGAGGATAAAAGAGAGGATTTGGTATCCGGTTTTGCAGAAGAGCAGGGTTTATCTTTTGAAGATGTGACGGTGTCCTATCTTGTATCGCAGTCAGAGGGTCAGATTAAGGAGAAACTCAAGCAGCTGCAGGATCGCTTGTCCGGCATAATAGAGGAGCAGAAGCAGGTAAACCAGATAAACGAGCGGCTCATCAAGAACAACCTGGAGTTTATCAATTTTTCGATAGGCTTGATCACCGGCCGGGGACAGGCAGGAAGCATATACGGTAAAACCGGAGAAGCCAGTACCAAGCAGCAGGGCCGCAGCCTGATAGACAAAAAGGTATAA
- the flgK gene encoding flagellar hook-associated protein FlgK — translation MRSTFYGLEIARKGLHVNQANLEVTAHNIANANTKGYSRQQVIQKAIEPGTGLGLFTTYGGYAVGGGVDIQQVRQIRDAYLDMQYRKESTALGEWEVRRDMLAYIEAIFNEPSESGINTVLNEFFNALQALSLNPEDPTTRATVQQKALALTENIRNVYVKLEELQREANQAIISYVNDINSFAREIAALNEQIFKFESTGRPANDLRDQRNLIVDNLSKIVQVSVYEDASGRFRVDIAGQTLVSHTKVYELDVIPRSSSINGMPYPKNNHVDVDELVEVVWKDTDERVNITGGTLKGFIDMRDGIGGKEQPLPGVPEELLEPGMSSGQMGTSSANAQFQPAPNQNAEYGIPYYMRMWNLFAHTLMITFNEIHSQGYTLDGKTGVYFFSDGSANFDPASVRQPIAKFITISDEIRNDWNNIAAIYFDEEDKLNGMDPQNGFDPTQAKGNNKNILRLLDLRHKTYVPECDNMDNFTKALISTLGVASRQAAHMADNQEILVNEMDKRRQSVSGVSLDEEMANMVRFQHAYNASARILTAIDEMLEVLINRMGVVGR, via the coding sequence ATGCGTTCTACTTTTTACGGCCTGGAGATTGCAAGGAAGGGGCTGCACGTCAACCAGGCAAATCTGGAGGTTACGGCGCACAACATCGCCAATGCCAATACAAAGGGGTATTCCCGCCAGCAGGTAATACAGAAGGCTATAGAGCCTGGGACTGGCTTGGGGCTGTTTACCACCTACGGCGGATATGCCGTGGGAGGTGGCGTTGACATACAGCAGGTGCGCCAGATACGCGATGCGTACCTGGACATGCAATACCGCAAGGAATCGACGGCTCTGGGCGAATGGGAAGTAAGGAGGGATATGCTGGCATACATCGAGGCCATATTCAACGAGCCTTCAGAGTCGGGAATAAACACGGTGCTCAACGAGTTTTTCAATGCACTTCAAGCTTTGAGCTTAAATCCTGAGGACCCGACTACCCGCGCCACGGTGCAGCAAAAGGCCCTGGCACTTACTGAGAATATAAGGAATGTCTATGTGAAGTTGGAAGAATTACAACGCGAGGCCAATCAAGCCATTATCTCATATGTAAACGATATAAATTCCTTTGCACGGGAGATAGCGGCTTTAAATGAACAGATATTCAAGTTTGAGTCTACCGGTCGACCAGCTAACGACCTGCGCGACCAGCGCAACCTGATAGTGGATAACCTGTCCAAGATAGTGCAGGTATCGGTGTATGAGGATGCCAGCGGCAGGTTCAGGGTGGACATAGCGGGGCAGACGCTGGTTAGTCATACCAAAGTCTATGAGCTGGACGTTATACCCAGAAGCAGCAGTATAAACGGCATGCCGTACCCCAAGAACAACCACGTGGATGTGGATGAGCTGGTGGAAGTGGTGTGGAAGGACACTGATGAAAGGGTCAACATCACAGGGGGCACGTTGAAGGGCTTCATCGACATGCGGGATGGCATAGGGGGTAAGGAGCAGCCATTGCCTGGGGTACCAGAGGAGCTGCTAGAGCCAGGAATGTCGAGTGGCCAGATGGGCACCTCATCCGCCAATGCCCAGTTCCAGCCTGCACCCAACCAGAACGCCGAATACGGTATACCGTACTACATGCGCATGTGGAACCTGTTTGCCCATACCCTTATGATTACTTTCAACGAAATCCACAGTCAGGGATACACATTGGACGGCAAGACCGGTGTATACTTTTTCTCGGACGGCAGTGCCAATTTTGACCCGGCTAGCGTTAGACAGCCCATAGCCAAGTTCATAACCATATCGGACGAGATAAGAAACGACTGGAACAATATCGCGGCTATTTATTTTGATGAAGAAGATAAACTTAACGGGATGGATCCCCAAAATGGGTTTGACCCGACCCAAGCCAAGGGCAACAACAAAAACATACTGAGGCTTCTCGATTTAAGGCACAAGACCTACGTGCCGGAGTGCGATAATATGGATAACTTTACCAAAGCCCTTATATCCACCCTGGGGGTAGCCAGCCGTCAAGCAGCACATATGGCTGACAACCAAGAAATCCTGGTCAATGAGATGGACAAACGGCGCCAGTCGGTATCGGGTGTGTCGCTGGATGAGGAGATGGCCAATATGGTGCGCTTCCAGCACGCCTACAACGCTTCTGCCAGGATTTTGACTGCCATTGACGAGATGCTAGAGGTGCTGATAAACAGGATGGGTGTTGTGGGAAGGTAG
- the flgL gene encoding flagellar hook-associated protein FlgL yields the protein MRVTNGMLITNMMRDYARNMRNLEKLQGQLSSGKRILKPSDDPVAVSKSLKLRADLAYNQQYVSNADNAISWLEATESALKDLGDVLHRARELAVQGSNGALAPEDRMAIADEIEQLQKHIVQVGNATYAGRYIFAGYRTDQPAFVEQNGQLIYQGDGGKIAFEIGVGNRIEVNVLGGDGGAEIDKIYDVFERFKNDLRSGANTNLDSYIGEIDQRMTQILSQRSAVGAKVNRFELIRARLKEEEINFTNLLSQNEDVDIAEVIVRLKEAENVYRASLAAGARIIMPTLVDFLR from the coding sequence ATGCGTGTAACCAATGGGATGCTCATCACCAATATGATGCGTGACTATGCTAGAAATATGCGCAACCTTGAAAAGCTGCAGGGTCAGCTTTCATCCGGTAAAAGGATCTTGAAGCCGTCGGATGACCCGGTGGCGGTATCCAAGTCGCTCAAGCTGAGGGCGGACCTTGCATATAACCAGCAGTATGTGAGCAATGCCGACAACGCCATATCGTGGCTTGAGGCTACAGAGTCGGCACTCAAGGACCTGGGCGACGTGCTCCATAGGGCAAGGGAGCTAGCGGTCCAAGGCAGCAACGGGGCCCTTGCCCCCGAGGACAGGATGGCCATAGCCGACGAGATCGAGCAGCTGCAGAAACATATCGTGCAGGTAGGCAATGCCACCTATGCGGGACGGTACATATTTGCGGGGTACAGGACGGATCAACCGGCGTTTGTCGAGCAGAATGGGCAGCTTATTTATCAAGGCGACGGTGGCAAGATAGCCTTTGAGATAGGTGTTGGCAACCGCATAGAGGTGAACGTCCTAGGTGGTGATGGCGGTGCCGAGATAGACAAGATTTACGACGTGTTCGAGCGCTTTAAAAACGATCTAAGAAGCGGTGCGAATACCAACCTGGACAGCTACATCGGCGAGATAGACCAGCGCATGACCCAGATATTGTCCCAACGCTCGGCTGTGGGCGCCAAGGTAAACCGCTTTGAGCTTATTCGGGCAAGGCTAAAGGAGGAGGAGATAAACTTCACGAATCTGCTCTCGCAGAACGAGGATGTCGATATCGCCGAGGTGATAGTGCGGCTTAAAGAGGCCGAGAATG